The Streptomyces sp. NBC_01317 genomic interval CTTTTTCTTCGCCCTTTGCGCCGCTTCCTTCTTGGCCTTCTCTATCGCCAGTTTCTTGGCTCGCAGCGCCGCGGCCTCAGCCGCCTTCGCCGCCTTGAGAACGGCCTCGGCCGCCTTCTTCGCCGTCTTGAACGCCTGGATGGCGTCGATGGTGCGGTTGATGGCCTTGAGGACGGACGGGATCTTGCCGAGCTTCGTCCACGGAATGGCTCCGAGGATGATGCTGCCGCAGGACCACATGTCACCGCCGAAGCAGGCCATCGCGTCGTTGATGCCGATGAAGTCCTTCAGCGTCTCCCAGGCCACGGCGAGGATCACCGAGGTCAGGGACTTGCCCTGCATCGCCTGCGCCTGGGAGACCTGTGCCGCGCTCAGGCCAGCGCCCGCGAGGGCCGCGGCCCGCTCGGAGGCCGAGAGGCTGATGGACAGACCCGTCGGGTCGGCCATCGTCACCGGGTTGTTGTGCGCGTACGTATAGCCGTTGGACTGCATCGGGTCGTTCAGGTCGAGCACCGGGTCCGCGGACAGGAAGCGTCCGACCACCGGGTCGTAGAGACGGGCGCCGAGCGGCTGGTAGCCGGACGCGTCGTCCCTGGTCTTGCCCAGGAACCCGGTGTGGTTCTGGAGGCCGACATTGGCGGTGCCGCGCTCGTTGCCGAACGGGTCCTGCTTGCGGATCCGTACCGGCATGGTGCCGTACAGCCCGACCTCGGTGTACGCGCTGCCCTGGTGGTCCGTCGTCTGGGCGACCAGCGTCTCCGCACCGGTGCCGTAGGCGTAGCGCATGACCGCGCCGCCGGCCGCCGCGTAGGTGCGCTGGGTGCTGACCAGGACACCGCCCTTCTGGACGGTGACCTCGGCCTCGCCCAGATAGAGCGTGGCCTCCTTGCCGTTGACGGTCAGCAGCCGTCCGCCGTCGGGACCGTAGATGTGGCGGGTGTCGTTCTGCGGCTCCCACAGCTGCGCCGCGGAAGCGCCGTCACAGGTCGCCAGCACGATCGGGGTCGAGTTGGCGGTCGCGCCGCCCTGGGCCGCGAGGCACAGGCCGGAGGCGACATGGGTGAGCTGGCCGGTGGCACCGCGCTTCAGCTCCTGCGCGGCGGAGCCGTCGCACTTCTGGACCTGGACCGCCGACCCGGACGTGTTCGCCGCGGGCCGCAGGCACCACGTGTCGTAGACCGAGAGCGTGCCCCGGTTGGGATCGGTCTGGGTCGCACCCGGGGTGGGGGTGAACTTGAGGCTCTGCGCCAGCGAGCTGTTGCAGCCGTACAGCTGGACCGGCTGACTCGCCGCCGGCGTATCCGACTTGATGTCGAGGCACTTCTGCGCCGGACCCACGTACGGGGTCCTGCCGCCGCTGCCCTGACCGGTGATCCGGTCGACCTGGCCGTCGTACGTCCAGGTCAGTTCCTGCTTGTCGCCGTTCTCGGTGGAGGTGACGGACTTGGTCTCACCCGTCAGCTCGTACAGGCGCTGCGCCTCGGTGGTGACCTGCGCGCCGGCCGGGGTGGTGAACTTCTTGGTCACCTTGGCGAGCGTGCGGGGCTGGGTGCCGTCGGCCTTGCCGTAGGCGTAGTCGGTGACGGCGTCCTTGGCGGTGGTGCCGCCGAGGTCCTTCTCGGTCAGCTTCTTGCGGTTGCCGAGGAGGTCGTACTCGTACTCCTGCCAGTAGCCGGAGTTGTCCTTGCCGGCCGTCACGTTGACGGCGCCGTCGGCGCTCTTCGGGGTGGTGCAGTTCTCCTGGTCCTTCGAGGTCCAGGCGGTCTTCAGCTGCCCCATCGGGTCGTAGACGAAGCACTGCCGTTCCTCGATGCCCACCGACTGCTCGCGGACCGAGGTGACGTTGCCGGCCGGATCGTAGGCGTACGACCGGTTCGAGACGAGGTTGCCGGCGACGACGGAGGTGTCCGCGCCCGTGCCCGACTTCTCCCGGTAGACCAGCTGGTCCTTCAGCTCACCACTGGACTCGTCGAACGAGTTCTGCGTCCACACCCGGTACGGCTGCGCGCCCAGGGTGGAGCGCATGACCTGGCCGTACGGCGAGTAGACGGTCTCGGAGCCGTACCAGTCCTTGCCGGAGAGCGAGAGGGGAAGGCCCTCCTTGTTGTAGCGGACGACCAGCTTCTCGGCGTCGAACCCGCCCACCGGCGGAAGCGTGGCCTCTTCCAGCTGGCCCGTTTCCGTGTAGGCGTAGTTGTACGTGTAGTCCTTCGCCAGGCCCCACGTGTCGGCCATCTGCTGCGGAAGCGACAGCGTCGTGGAGGTCGGCTGGTAGTCGTTCGTGTAGCCGTTGACCTTCTGGGTGTACGCCAGACCGTCGGTGTAGCGGGTGGCGGTGGCGGGCATTCCCTTGCCGCCGGGGACGGCGCCGTCGTAGCCGTACTCGGCCAGCAGCGTGCCGGTGGCGCTGTTCAGGCGCTGCTGGGTGGGCCGGGACAGCTCGTCGTAGCCGTTCCAGACCTTGACGCCGCGGGCGTTGGTCGCGGTGAGCGGCCGGTCGCGGTGGTCGTACGTGTTACGGGTCGTGCCGGAGTCCGGGTCGGTGGACGTCTCCAGCAGACCCCGGTGGTCGTACGTCCACGACCACGGGCGCGTCGGATCTGCCGAGCTGGTGGCCTCGGCCAACTGACCGATGGCGTCGTACGTGTAGCTCGTCGACGTGAAGCCGCCGGGGGCCGCCGGGTTGAACGTGTCCGTACGGGTCGTCCGGCCCAGCGCGTCGGTGTAGACCCGGTAGGAGGAGGCCCCCTGCGGGTTGATCACCTTCGACCAGTCCTCGCCGTACTCGTAGCGGGTGGCCCGCTCCGAGTACTCCCTGGACGAGGTCTCCTTAGTGACGGGGTCGACGTACTTGAGGTACGGCGTCTCCTCGACCACACGGCCGAGACCGTCGTACTTGTAGCGGGTGATGTTGGGAATGGCCGTGTCGGCGAGGGGCGTGAACAGCTCGCCGGGCTTCGCCTCGTGGGTCAGGTAGGCGTTGTTGGTCTGCCAGACCTCACCCGAGCTGTTGTACAGCGTGTCGGTGATCAGGTGACCGCCGCCGGTGGCCTCCTCCTGCGTCTGCCGCTCCCGGCCCAGGCCGTCGTAGAGGGTGACGGAGGTCTCGATCCGGTTCTCCTGGCCACGCGAGTACGTGGTGACGTACGACGGCTTGCGCTTGCCGTCGTCGTCGTCCGGGTCCACGTCCGGGATCGTGTAGACGGCCCGGAAGTCCGGCACCGCCGTCGCCGACGGGGTACGGCCCGGGGCCCAGGCCTCGGCGAGCCGACCCAGCGGGTCGTACACGGCCTCGCTGACCTTGTTGTTGGCGTCGGTCGTCTTCAGGGTGACCGAGCGGCCGGGCTCCAACTCCTGGATCTGGCTGTGGCCCAGCGAGTTCGTCTGGGTGACCTTGAAGACCTGCCCGGACGGCGGGTCGTAGGTGATCGTGGAGGGTTTCTGGTCCGGGTCGGTGCCCCGCACCACGCGGCCGACCTGGTCGAAGCCCGTGGTGCCGTTGGTCTGGAAGCCGGTGCCGGTGCCGTTCAGCGACCAGGACTCGGTGGCCAGACCACGGGTCGAGGCGCCGAGCGCCGCGCCGTACGCGCCGCCGTCGTAGGCGGTACGGGCCGCGCCGCTCAGGGTCGTGAGGTCGGTCCAGTTCGCGTTCGCGCAGAGGGTCGGGGAGCTGAGCACCTGCTTGGTGAGGCCGATGAGGTTCTTGTCGGTGTCGTGCACGTACTCCGACTTGACGCACGACTCGTCGCCGGTCCTCTCGGTGTCACCGGAGGACTCCACCAGGATGGGCAGGCCGTACGTCGGCTCGTACGTCGTCAGGGTCTCTACGGTCCGCAGGGTGCGCTTGTCGTCGCTCTTCGTGCCGGAGGACTTCGTGTACGCGAATTCCTCGGGCTCGGTGACGCGCCAGGCGCGCAGGTCGCTCAGGCCGTCGTCGCGGTCGCGCCTGGCCAGTTCGGTGGCCTCGGGAACGGTGACGGAACGGGTGAGCCAGTTGCTGTCCGCGTCGGTGGCGCTCGTGTACGAGAGCTCCTCCGCGATGTGGCCGGCGAAGGGTTCCCTGTCCTTGGCGATCTCGGCGCCCGTGATGTCCTTGACGGACACGCTGTCGCCCATGCCCCGGAAGTAGCGGACGACGGCCTTGCTCTGCTTGCTGCCGATCTCGGGCTGCTCGGCGCCGGTGATCGTGGTGGTCTGCTCGAAGCCCGCGAACTGCGAATACGTACGCGTGGCCTTCTTGGTGAACTCCTGCTCGGCGAGCTTCCAGCCGGGGTTCTTGTAGTCGTACGCCGTCCTGGTGGCGTACGCGCCGTCGACGTCGGGGAGTTCCTCGATGCTGTCCACGACGTACTTGTGGAACCAGTCGATGTCCTGGAACTCGGGGTCGGGGTTCCAGTACACCGGATAGCACAGCCGGTCGTTGGACTTCAGCGCGGCCGTGTCCGTCTTGGCGGGCAGCGGGCCGTTGGCGCAGTCGCCCGTGGCCGGCTTGTAGGTGACGACGGTCTCGCCGCCGTACTCGTTGATGACCCGGCCGATACGCAGCCGGGAGAAGCCGGGACGCTGGGGGTTGACCGCCTTGACGCGGTTCGGCATGTCTTCGGCGTTGGGCTCGAAGCGCACCGGGTTGAGGGTGACCTTGGCGTCGGTCTTGCCGTTGCGGGCGTAGCCGGTACGGGTGATCGACTCCAGCCACAGGGCCGTGTTCGGGCCGGTCTTCAGCTCCGCGAAGTTCTGCGCGAGCCGGTACTCATCGACGACTTGGGGGGTGACGCCGGCCCGGCGCTGGGCCCACGTGGTGATCTGGCCGAGGCGCTTACGGGACCAGAAGGACGGCCCGGCGTTCCAGCACTTCTTGGCCTTCTCGCAGCGCAGGTCGGCCGGAGTGTCGTACCAGATGCGGTACTTGCCCGGATCCTTGGCGCTGAAATTCGCCTCGCTGCAGGTGACGGAGCCCTCGTCGTAGCAGCGCTCGTTGACGGTGAAGTCGACGCGGGCCGGGGCCGGGGCCGAGAAGACGCTCTCCTTGCGCTGCCCGTACTCGATGCGGGACAGGTAGCCGTCGCGGTGGTACTCGACCGGGGCCTTGAAGTTGAAGTTGCGCGCGTAGTAGTTGGCGTCGCGCTTCCACCACAGGGACATGGCGTTGCCGTGGACGTCCTCGACGTAGTCGAGGTTCCAGCGCCAGGCCTGGGTGCAGTAGGAGTGTGCCCAGTCGCCGGCCTTGTAGCAGGGTTCGTCCGCGTGGTTGCCGTACACCGGGACCGTGAGGACGGAGTCCGTGTACGGGTCGTCGTCGGCGGGGTCGGAGTTGCCTTTGTCGGACCAGCCCGGCAGCTTGTTCAGCCCGAAGTGGTAGCGGGTGCCGTCCTTGGTGGTGACGACCCAGTACTCACCGTCGTCGTCCCTGGTCGCCGTACGGGGGTCCTTGGAGGTGTCCTTGACCCGCTCGATCTTGGAACCGTCGCCGTTGGCCGTGAACCACTTGTTCTTGGTCTTGTCCCACACCAGCTCGGTGGTCGTGCCGCCGAGCGAGAGGGTGGCGTTCTCCGAGCCGTAACAGAGGTCCGCGGTGCGGTGCGTGGCGTTGTTGGAGCCGGACTTCTTCGAGTCCTCACGGCAGTTGGCGTACGTACGGGTGATGGAGCCCGCGTTGTAGTCCCAGCCGTCGCCGATCCAGGAGGCCTGGTTGTTGCTCGCGGACGTGCGGCCGTCGACCGACTGGGAGGAGTACGCCAGGTTCACGTTGGGCGCCGGGCCGCCGGCGACCTCGGGAACCTGCACCTGGTAGCCGTAGGTGAAGGCGCCGGACGACGAGCCCGCCGACCACGAACCGGAGGACAGCAGCGGCGAGGCGGTGAAGTCACCGGAGGCGGAGGCGCCGGTGTCCAGGAGACCGACGGCGGAACCGCCGGCCGCGGCGGCGGCAGGGAGAGCCGCGGTGCGTGCCGAGGCGCCCTTGGCGCCGCTGCCCGCACCCGCGCCGTTGCCCAGCAGGTCGGCGACGGGGACGGAGCCGGTGAGGATCTTGCGGGTCTTCGCGTTCTTCGCGGACGAGGTATGGGTGGGCGCGTCCTTGGCGGGCACCTCCTTCACCGTGCTGCGCAGCCGCTCGAACGACGCCGGGGCGTCCTCGACCGACATGGTCGTCGTACCGGCGTCGTCGGCGCACTCACCGGCGTCCGGGTCGGAGTAGACACAGTCGGGCAGCAGCACCAGGCCGAAGCGGTCGGCGGCCTGCGGGCCGTAGAGGTCGGCGAAGCCAGTGGTGTCGACGCTGAGCGCGACCTGCGCGGCCGGGTCGGCGGTGGCCGGCGGGGTGACCTTCATGATGACGCCCGAGACACCGGCGCTCTGGGACGCCTCGGGGGCGGCGAGGTCCACGGTCCACACGCCGGCGAGGGCGGCCGGGTCGGTGCCGACGGGAACGGCGACGGCTATCGGCAGCCCGTTGGACACCGGGACGGGCTCGCCGGGCACGCTGGTGGCGGTCAGCGGCGCGGTGCCGTTGCCCTCCAGCCAGGGGGTGACGGCCGTCGGCTCGTACGGGTCGATCGGCACCTCGGGCGCCGTGGTGAGCGTCTTCTCCGCGGTCTCGTCCGCGTCGAGCGACGTGCTCTTCGGCAGATCAGGCAGGTCGACCTGGGCGTCCTGGCGGTTCATGCCGGGTCCTGGCACGCCCCACGCGGGGCCGCTCAGGCTCGTCGCCGTGAGCACCGAGGACAACAGGAGGACAACCGCCGTACGGCGAAGCCGACTTCGCCGGCGTTGTGACGCCGTCATGGCAAGGCGTCCACGCCCCAGCCATGACAGTGGACCTGAAGCACGCATACGTGTCGACTCCCACCCAGGTATTACAGACAACGGATGAGGTGCGGAAACACCACAGAGCACGCGCTTACCTCAGGCACATGCCTCCGCACTATCTGTCATGTCCGTCGCGGGATTCAAGATCGAGGCATCGGGCGGAAAGCCGTCGAAGTGACCTGCGCCACGGGGCAGTTCGGGCCAGAACGCGCCGGAAGCCAACCTTTGCGCCGTACCGGATGAACCGTCAGATCCGGCTCACTCCCTTCCCATCAAACGGGCAAGGAAGTGCAAAGTGATCACCATCACCGCAGCTCCACGACCTGGGTAACATTTTCACAACTCCCTAACTTGTGGACGCTCCGTGTGGCTCGTGTAATCGTGTGGCCACCTATGCTCCACGGCCCGCCGAACGGTGCTGTCCTCGATGTCCCCCATCCGCCTGGTTCACACGGGAGTAGACCACCGTGTTCGCGTCGCCACCTCGCCTTCTCAGCCCTTTCGTGCGCACGCGCACCCGGCTGTCCCTGACTCTCGGCCTGGTACTGGCCGCACTCACCGCTGCTCTCCTCCCCTGGTGGCAGCCTCAGACTCCGCCGACGGCGCAGGGCACCCAGCAGAGCGACAAGTCGACGGACACGAAGCCGGTCTCGACCGGTCCGCGTGACGAGACCGCCGCTGTCGCCGAGGCCCGGCGGGCCGGCAAGCAGGTGCTCGTCGACACGGCGACCACCGCCACCGAGATGACCTGGGCACTGCCGAACGGGCAGATGCGCACCCAGATCCACGCGCTGGCGCAGCGTGCGAAGAACGCCGAGGGCCGATGGGCCCCGATCGACAACAAGCTGACGCGGACGAAGAAGGCCCCTCGCGGGCTCGGCATCGCTCCGGTCAACCCCGCCGTACCGGTGCGTCTCGCCGACGGAAGCGGCGGAAGCGCCGAGAGCGCGGAGAAGAGCCGCGCGGACCGTTCGTACGTACGTGCCCCGCAGCCGGGCGAGTCCGTCCTCGCCGAGATCGACATCAAAGGCCACACCCTCGCCTACACCTGGCCCGGCGCCCTGCCGGAGCCCGTGCTGGAGGGACCGCGGGCCCTGTACCCCGAGGTGCTGCCCGGTGTGGACCTCCTCCTCGTCGTCCGCGAGGAAGGCGGCCTCGGCCAGCTCCTGATCGTGAAGTCGCGTGAGGCGGCGCAGCAGCCGGCGCTCAAGACCATTTCGTACGGCCTGCGTTCACCGATGGCGGTCTTCCGCCAGGACGAGGCTCATGGCCAGGTGCTGGTCGAGGACGCGAAGGGTACGGAGATCGGCTCGATCCCGACGCCCTTCGCGTGGGACTCCGCCGGCCGTGACCCCGAGGTTCCGGACGACAGGCCGACGCCCCTCACCTCCACGGCGACGTCCGCGGACGTGTTGCGGCTGTCCGGCCTGAGCGGCGCCGAGCCGGGCGCGCTTCGGGCGCCGGTCCCGCTGAGCGTCGAGGGGGACGGGACCGGCACGGCCCGTCTGCGGCTGGACACCGCCGCCACGGGCCTGCTCACCGGCGAGGACGTGACGTTCCCGGTGTTCGTCGACCCGACCATCAACCCGGGCTGGCAGGCGTGGACGGTCGCGTACCGCCCGTACCCGAACACCAGCTTCTACAACGGCACCAACTTCAGCTCGGGCACCTCGGACGCCCGGGTGGGCCACGAGAACGACACCGGTGGTACGGCGCGGTCTTT includes:
- a CDS encoding polymorphic toxin-type HINT domain-containing protein, which gives rise to MNRQDAQVDLPDLPKSTSLDADETAEKTLTTAPEVPIDPYEPTAVTPWLEGNGTAPLTATSVPGEPVPVSNGLPIAVAVPVGTDPAALAGVWTVDLAAPEASQSAGVSGVIMKVTPPATADPAAQVALSVDTTGFADLYGPQAADRFGLVLLPDCVYSDPDAGECADDAGTTTMSVEDAPASFERLRSTVKEVPAKDAPTHTSSAKNAKTRKILTGSVPVADLLGNGAGAGSGAKGASARTAALPAAAAAGGSAVGLLDTGASASGDFTASPLLSSGSWSAGSSSGAFTYGYQVQVPEVAGGPAPNVNLAYSSQSVDGRTSASNNQASWIGDGWDYNAGSITRTYANCREDSKKSGSNNATHRTADLCYGSENATLSLGGTTTELVWDKTKNKWFTANGDGSKIERVKDTSKDPRTATRDDDGEYWVVTTKDGTRYHFGLNKLPGWSDKGNSDPADDDPYTDSVLTVPVYGNHADEPCYKAGDWAHSYCTQAWRWNLDYVEDVHGNAMSLWWKRDANYYARNFNFKAPVEYHRDGYLSRIEYGQRKESVFSAPAPARVDFTVNERCYDEGSVTCSEANFSAKDPGKYRIWYDTPADLRCEKAKKCWNAGPSFWSRKRLGQITTWAQRRAGVTPQVVDEYRLAQNFAELKTGPNTALWLESITRTGYARNGKTDAKVTLNPVRFEPNAEDMPNRVKAVNPQRPGFSRLRIGRVINEYGGETVVTYKPATGDCANGPLPAKTDTAALKSNDRLCYPVYWNPDPEFQDIDWFHKYVVDSIEELPDVDGAYATRTAYDYKNPGWKLAEQEFTKKATRTYSQFAGFEQTTTITGAEQPEIGSKQSKAVVRYFRGMGDSVSVKDITGAEIAKDREPFAGHIAEELSYTSATDADSNWLTRSVTVPEATELARRDRDDGLSDLRAWRVTEPEEFAYTKSSGTKSDDKRTLRTVETLTTYEPTYGLPILVESSGDTERTGDESCVKSEYVHDTDKNLIGLTKQVLSSPTLCANANWTDLTTLSGAARTAYDGGAYGAALGASTRGLATESWSLNGTGTGFQTNGTTGFDQVGRVVRGTDPDQKPSTITYDPPSGQVFKVTQTNSLGHSQIQELEPGRSVTLKTTDANNKVSEAVYDPLGRLAEAWAPGRTPSATAVPDFRAVYTIPDVDPDDDDGKRKPSYVTTYSRGQENRIETSVTLYDGLGRERQTQEEATGGGHLITDTLYNSSGEVWQTNNAYLTHEAKPGELFTPLADTAIPNITRYKYDGLGRVVEETPYLKYVDPVTKETSSREYSERATRYEYGEDWSKVINPQGASSYRVYTDALGRTTRTDTFNPAAPGGFTSTSYTYDAIGQLAEATSSADPTRPWSWTYDHRGLLETSTDPDSGTTRNTYDHRDRPLTATNARGVKVWNGYDELSRPTQQRLNSATGTLLAEYGYDGAVPGGKGMPATATRYTDGLAYTQKVNGYTNDYQPTSTTLSLPQQMADTWGLAKDYTYNYAYTETGQLEEATLPPVGGFDAEKLVVRYNKEGLPLSLSGKDWYGSETVYSPYGQVMRSTLGAQPYRVWTQNSFDESSGELKDQLVYREKSGTGADTSVVAGNLVSNRSYAYDPAGNVTSVREQSVGIEERQCFVYDPMGQLKTAWTSKDQENCTTPKSADGAVNVTAGKDNSGYWQEYEYDLLGNRKKLTEKDLGGTTAKDAVTDYAYGKADGTQPRTLAKVTKKFTTPAGAQVTTEAQRLYELTGETKSVTSTENGDKQELTWTYDGQVDRITGQGSGGRTPYVGPAQKCLDIKSDTPAASQPVQLYGCNSSLAQSLKFTPTPGATQTDPNRGTLSVYDTWCLRPAANTSGSAVQVQKCDGSAAQELKRGATGQLTHVASGLCLAAQGGATANSTPIVLATCDGASAAQLWEPQNDTRHIYGPDGGRLLTVNGKEATLYLGEAEVTVQKGGVLVSTQRTYAAAGGAVMRYAYGTGAETLVAQTTDHQGSAYTEVGLYGTMPVRIRKQDPFGNERGTANVGLQNHTGFLGKTRDDASGYQPLGARLYDPVVGRFLSADPVLDLNDPMQSNGYTYAHNNPVTMADPTGLSISLSASERAAALAGAGLSAAQVSQAQAMQGKSLTSVILAVAWETLKDFIGINDAMACFGGDMWSCGSIILGAIPWTKLGKIPSVLKAINRTIDAIQAFKTAKKAAEAVLKAAKAAEAAALRAKKLAIEKAKKEAAQRAKKKAAEAAKRTSDRALQQAKKTGNAAQKQAQAKAAPKASSVAGSGKGGGSKAGGSKPSGSSGGGSRTKGGSSGGGGSGKVDEGGTCNSFVPGTKVLMADGTTKPIEKVKAGDKVVATDPETGETRIETVTAEIKGQGLKHLVKVTIDTDGKRGSKTAQVTATDGHPFWVPELDKWIDATDLRPGQWLRTSAGTFVQITAIERWTAQESAVHNLTVSDLHTYYVLAGATPVLVHNCNFNRDTEAARLPAYQEGGPTSGRAVAEDGASYDLVSGNTREDAALIGWVNDTLRQRGVLPGTSTSWRASDVEQKFAAIMARDGIANANLVINFPTGPCTVRLGCDQVLDTLLGGDRSLTVHWQDSGGAWNSRRYGRR